CGGCACCCATGGCACGACCAACGTCTCCGGCGGTCTCTCGGCCGGCGGCGAGCGGGGCTGGATCGATGTCGGCGCCAGCTACGAAGACACCAACGGCTTCAACTCCTGTGACGGCCAGGTCTCGCCCGGAGCCGGCTGCTACGTCGACCAGCCCGACGACGACGGCTTCCGCAGCAAGTCGACCAGCGCACGGATGGGCTACCGGTTCACCGATTGGATCGAGGCCGATCTGCACTGGTTGCGTTCGGACGGCGAGGTCGAGTACGACGGTTCGGCCACTGCCGGCGACGAGTCGAAGGACCGCCAGCAGGTCCTCGGCGGGCGCATTCGCCTGACTCCAACCGGGGCTTGGACGAGCACCATCACAGCCGGGCGGGCCTGGGACGAGTCGCGGGTCTACTACGACGGTAGCTTCCTCAGTGCCATCGAGACCGAACGCGACAGTCTGTCCTGGCAGAATGACATCGCGCTCGGCATCAGTCATCTGGTGACCCTCGGCGTCGACTACCAGCGCGACCAGGTCGACGGCACGCTCGCCTACGACGAGGACGAGCGCGACAACACCGGCGTCTTCGGCCAGTACCTGGGCGGCTTCGGGGCCCACGACGTCCAGCTCAGCCTGCGCTACGACGACAACGAGCAGTTCGGCGACTATACGACCGGCACGGCCGCCTGGGGCTACAGCTTCGCCAACGGCCTGCGGCTGACGGCCTCCTACGGCACGGCCTTCAAGGCGCCGTCGTTCAACGAGCTCTACTATCCGGGCTACGGCAATCCGGGCCTCGACCCAGAGGAGTCCCAAAGCGTGGAACTCGGCGTGGCTGGGCGGCTCGCCGCCGCGCGCTGGTCGCTCAACCTCTACCAGACCGACATCGACGATCTGATCGCCTACGATGCGACCCTATGGGGGCCGAACAACATCGATTCGGCCCGCATCCGCGGCCTCGAGGCCGTCGTCGCGACCGAGGTGCGCGACTGGGCGATCGAGGCGAACCTGACCCTGCTCGATCCGGAGAACCGCTCCGACGGGGCCAACGACGGCAATCGGTTGGCGCGGCGCCCGGAGCAGACCTTCGAGCTCGATCTGGACCGCTCGTTCGGGCCGATCGGGGTCGGCGGGACCCTGTTCGTCGCCGGGCGCAGCTTCGACGATGCGGCCAACGCCGTGCGTCTCGACGGCTACACGCTCGTCGATCTGCGCGCCGAATATGCGTTCAGCCCGACGCTGCGCGTGCAGGGACGGGTCGAGAACCTCTTCGACGAGGACTACGAGACGGCCGACTGGTACAACCAACCGGGCCGGGTCTTCTACCTGACCCTGCGCTACGAGCTCTGAGCGGTCGCCCACCCGCTGCCCCGGAAGGTCGCAGCGGGTAGGGCGGCGCGGTCACGAGTCCTGCTTCTTCTCGCGCATCAGCAGGACCGAGGAGCCGCTCTCGATCGCGTGGTCGATGGCGACCTCGGAGAGGCGCAGCACGACGTCGCCGGCCTCGGGTAGCGTCGTGTCGCCGAAGAGGAAGGGCTTGCCGTCGACATAGACAGAGAAGACCTGGATCGGGATCGCGTTGCCGTAGTCGTTCTTGATCCGGATTTGCACGTCGATTGGCAGGGCCGCGGCCCTCAGGGCCAGCCCGGCTGGCGTGGCCAGGCGTTCCTTGAGTGCCGCTGGGATCGTCAGGACGAGGAAGGCATCTTCGGTCGAGACGAGGTTGATGTGGTCGTCCGAGGCGAGCTTGCCGTCAGGGTCCTTGTCGAGGGCGATCTGGATGCGGAAGTGTGCTAGCGAAGCGCCGCCGTCTCGGGCGCAGCCGATATAGTCGGCATCGGCGAAGACGGCCGAGACCTCGGCACCCCGGGCGGTGGCCGCATCCGCGCAGTCGGCGACCTCGGTGTAGAAATCGGCCGGGATCATCCTGGTCTTGCTGTAGAAGAGATCGAGGACGGTGACCTCCGTCTCGACGGTCGCCTTGCATCCGGACAGGGTCACGGCCGTCAACAACAGCAATAGGCCGATGGCGTTCTTCATGCGGTTCTCCAATTGTCATCGAGTCGCGAAATGCTTGGCGCGCTCGGGCGCTGACGTGCGGCACAAGCGGCGCCAATGGTACCACCGGTGTCAGGCGGTGGCCTCAGGGCGGTGCTCGGAGCGCCTCTCGCAGCGCCCGCGAGACGAGTCGCCCGATCACCACGAGGATGGCGATGGCCACCAGGGCGGAGGCGAGCCACCACCAACCGTGGTTGTCGGCCGTGGTCCCCTCGACCGACCAGGCCCCGAGCGCCGTGTAGAGCCCGATGGTCGGAGCCCGGCCCAGGCCGATGGCCGGTAGGGCATGGCGCGCCTTGATCCCGAGCGAGGGATAGAGCCAGTTGAAGACCCCGTTCGGCGACATCGGGTGCAGTTGGGTGAGAAAGACCAGCCAGCCGCCACGGTGCGCGATCGCCGCCAGGATCCGCTCGGCGTCGGCGTGCAAGCGGATGAAACGGGCGCGCACCGGTTCGGCCCACCAACGGCTGATCACCCAGACGGTGGCTACGGCGAGCATGTAGCCGATCCAGATGCCGAGGAAGCCGGCCCAGAGGCCAAGGGTGGCGCCCGAGGCGGCGACCACGAGCGGTGTCGGCAGGGCTGCGACGGTCAGGACATAGAAGACGGCGATGATCGCGATCGGTGCCCAGAGGCCCAGGTCGTCGGCCCGGGTGCGCCAGTCGGTCAGCCAATCGGCGAGCGGCAGCCGGAGGAGGAGCAGGATCAGCATGACGGCGGCGACGCCGATCAGGGCGACGAGCAGGTGGCGCCGCCGCGGTCGTGCCTGGGTAGCGTTCGGACCCAATGACTGGGCGGCGTCGGCGCGTGGCATCGGCAGGTTGCGCGGCGGGCGCTGCTCAGGCGGCCGCGGCCCTGGATTCGGGCCAACCGGTCGGGGCGTAGCGGCGTAGGTCCAGGGCGAGGTCGTCAGAGAGGTGCAGGCCGAGGTCGAGGGGGTGGATCGCGATGCGGATCGGGCGGTCGCCCGCCAATGCCCGGTTCGCGGCATTCGACAGCCTCAGGACGGAGGCGCGCAGGCCGGTGTCAGCCTCGTAGCCCAGGAGTGGAAGCCGCCGGAAGCGACCCTCGTCCGCGTCGTAGACGCCGCTCAGCACCTCGTAGTAGCGAAACGGCAGCGCGACGAGGCGTGCCCGAGCGATACGCCCCATGGCCCAGGCCGGCGGGACGTAGAGGGTCGGGGTGTCGAGCCCGGCATCGGCGAACCAGTCGAAGCAGCGCCCGATCAGTTGGGCGATCCCGTCCTCGTCGAGGGCCAGGTGCTCGGCGACGTTCCGCGAGATCAGCCGACTGTGGAGCCAGTGGCCCGGCCCACCGAGGCGGGCGATGCGATGCCGCCAGCCGTGGCCGGCGAGCGCGTGGCCTTGGCGTGCCAAGGCCCTCAGGGTGTCGAGCTGGGGCCGGGACCAAGCGCCGCCCGGCACGACCAGCAGGGTCACCGGGGGGCAGGCATGGCGTTCCAGGAAGGTCAAGACCTCGAGCACCGCCGGCAGGGTCTCGGGCATCAGGTCATGCACCGAGACGAGCGCGCGACCTGGCGTCCCGTCAGGCATGTGTGGTCAGGGCCTGACCGCGCGCCAGCACCTCGAGCCAGTGGGCCAGGTTGCGCTCGTTCATCTCGCAGGCGGCAGCCCGGGCGATCTGGGCCTTGCGCTCGCGGATCGCGCGGTCGAGGCTGGCGATGCGCGCCAGGACATCGGCCAGGGTCTCGCCGTCGCGCATTCGGAAGAGGCCGCGGTTCAGTGGCTCCCAGCTCGTGATCCCGCAATTCGCGGAGACGACGACCAGGCGCCTGCGGGCCATTGCCTCCAGGGCGATCGTGCCGAAGGACTCGACCTTCGACGGCAGGACCAGGCAGTCGACGCCGTCGATCAGCGACATCATCTGGCGGCGCTTGACCCACCCGACATAGCGCAGGTTGGGAAGCCTATTCGCCTGCTCGAGGATCCAGTCACGCAGCGGGCCGTCGCCGGCGACCTGAAACTCCATCTCCGGCAGGCGATGGGCTGCCTCGACGATGGCATCGAGATTCTTCTCGGGGGCAAGGCGTCCGGCGAAGAGGACCTTGCGGATAGTGGGGTTCAGTGGCGGGGCCGTGTCGGCGAGGAAGCGCCGCGGGATCGAGGTCCCCATGACAGCGAGATTGACGGCGCCGATCGACCGTGCGACCTCGACCATTTCCTCGGTGTTGGCCAAGACGAGTTGGCTATTGGCGAAGAGCAGGCGGTTGGAGAAGGTCAGGCAGGCCTGGGCGATTCGTGCCCGCACGCGCCAGCCGGGGAAGAGGTCGGTAAGCCGCTCGAAGTGGGTGTGGAAGCCGACGATCAGGGCCGTACGCTTGCGCCCGGCGAGGTGCATGCCGAGCAGGCCGTAGGGTCCGGGGGTCGGCACGACGATCGCGTGTGGCGCGAGCCGGGCCAGTCGCCGGGTGACCAGCGAGATCGGTGGCACCAGGATCTTCTGAGTGGGATCCCCAGGCAGCGGCAGGGGCAGGCCACCGTACCAATTGCCACCGCGGAAACGCGGCGCGACCAGTTCCACCCGGGCCCCGGCGGCCCGCAGGTGTTCGGCCAGGTCGCGGTAGTAGGCACCGACGCCGTTACGCTCCGGTGCCGCATCGGACACGATGGCGACACGCAGGCCGGCGGCGCTGAGATCCGTCGCGGTGGGTGTCTGGCTGGCGTTGGCCGGCTGGTC
This portion of the Thioflavicoccus mobilis 8321 genome encodes:
- the btuB gene encoding TonB-dependent vitamin B12 receptor translates to MRQTLLVGILLLPTFSAQAYVDDDTEVDPVVVTATRTAETAEETLASVTVVTREDIERRQARSVPDALRGIPGLAITNNGGAGKTTSFFLRGTESDHVLVLIDGVKVGSATLGTTAFQNLPIGAVERIEVVRGPRSSLYGSEAIGGVIQIFTRKGGGDLRPRFTVGAGTHGTTNVSGGLSAGGERGWIDVGASYEDTNGFNSCDGQVSPGAGCYVDQPDDDGFRSKSTSARMGYRFTDWIEADLHWLRSDGEVEYDGSATAGDESKDRQQVLGGRIRLTPTGAWTSTITAGRAWDESRVYYDGSFLSAIETERDSLSWQNDIALGISHLVTLGVDYQRDQVDGTLAYDEDERDNTGVFGQYLGGFGAHDVQLSLRYDDNEQFGDYTTGTAAWGYSFANGLRLTASYGTAFKAPSFNELYYPGYGNPGLDPEESQSVELGVAGRLAAARWSLNLYQTDIDDLIAYDATLWGPNNIDSARIRGLEAVVATEVRDWAIEANLTLLDPENRSDGANDGNRLARRPEQTFELDLDRSFGPIGVGGTLFVAGRSFDDAANAVRLDGYTLVDLRAEYAFSPTLRVQGRVENLFDEDYETADWYNQPGRVFYLTLRYEL
- a CDS encoding DUF2334 domain-containing protein, translating into MPDGTPGRALVSVHDLMPETLPAVLEVLTFLERHACPPVTLLVVPGGAWSRPQLDTLRALARQGHALAGHGWRHRIARLGGPGHWLHSRLISRNVAEHLALDEDGIAQLIGRCFDWFADAGLDTPTLYVPPAWAMGRIARARLVALPFRYYEVLSGVYDADEGRFRRLPLLGYEADTGLRASVLRLSNAANRALAGDRPIRIAIHPLDLGLHLSDDLALDLRRYAPTGWPESRAAAA
- a CDS encoding TVP38/TMEM64 family protein, translating into MPRADAAQSLGPNATQARPRRRHLLVALIGVAAVMLILLLLRLPLADWLTDWRTRADDLGLWAPIAIIAVFYVLTVAALPTPLVVAASGATLGLWAGFLGIWIGYMLAVATVWVISRWWAEPVRARFIRLHADAERILAAIAHRGGWLVFLTQLHPMSPNGVFNWLYPSLGIKARHALPAIGLGRAPTIGLYTALGAWSVEGTTADNHGWWWLASALVAIAILVVIGRLVSRALREALRAPP
- a CDS encoding glycosyltransferase, which codes for MLNLSAMDQPANASQTPTATDLSAAGLRVAIVSDAAPERNGVGAYYRDLAEHLRAAGARVELVAPRFRGGNWYGGLPLPLPGDPTQKILVPPISLVTRRLARLAPHAIVVPTPGPYGLLGMHLAGRKRTALIVGFHTHFERLTDLFPGWRVRARIAQACLTFSNRLLFANSQLVLANTEEMVEVARSIGAVNLAVMGTSIPRRFLADTAPPLNPTIRKVLFAGRLAPEKNLDAIVEAAHRLPEMEFQVAGDGPLRDWILEQANRLPNLRYVGWVKRRQMMSLIDGVDCLVLPSKVESFGTIALEAMARRRLVVVSANCGITSWEPLNRGLFRMRDGETLADVLARIASLDRAIRERKAQIARAAACEMNERNLAHWLEVLARGQALTTHA
- a CDS encoding DUF7424 family protein; this encodes MKNAIGLLLLLTAVTLSGCKATVETEVTVLDLFYSKTRMIPADFYTEVADCADAATARGAEVSAVFADADYIGCARDGGASLAHFRIQIALDKDPDGKLASDDHINLVSTEDAFLVLTIPAALKERLATPAGLALRAAALPIDVQIRIKNDYGNAIPIQVFSVYVDGKPFLFGDTTLPEAGDVVLRLSEVAIDHAIESGSSVLLMREKKQDS